A section of the Methanoculleus horonobensis genome encodes:
- a CDS encoding DUF488 domain-containing protein has product MIRIKRIYAEPSNNDGTRVLVDRIWPRGISKEKASLDRWEKELAPSGELRRWFGHDPAKWEEFLRRYRAELAGKEEELARLRQEAVEETVTLLYAARDETHNNAAALKRYIEEE; this is encoded by the coding sequence ATGATACGCATAAAGAGGATCTATGCAGAACCCTCGAACAACGACGGCACCCGGGTTCTCGTCGACCGGATATGGCCGAGGGGCATCTCGAAAGAGAAGGCGTCGCTCGACCGGTGGGAGAAGGAACTCGCACCGTCGGGCGAACTGCGGCGATGGTTCGGGCACGACCCGGCGAAGTGGGAGGAGTTTCTCCGGCGCTACCGGGCAGAACTCGCGGGAAAAGAGGAGGAACTCGCCCGGCTCAGGCAGGAGGCGGTGGAGGAGACCGTCACGCTCCTCTACGCCGCGAGAGACGAGACCCACAACAACGCCGCGGCCCTGAAACGGTATATCGAGGAGGAATAA
- the cooS gene encoding anaerobic carbon-monoxide dehydrogenase catalytic subunit yields MTMESDRISYHDSVRTVYERLKADGMSNVWDRYEAQGLGRDPDKRCAYCQAGARCDFCSNGPCRADASRNWRGVCGINADGMAMRMMLLRNVMGASNYHFHAAQAVRTLRATAEGKTPFSIAEPEKLRTFAGRLGIDTGGSDAEVALRLCDFVEEDFHRFTHEPSRIVERLAPKERKETWKRLNLFPGGIYGEAIVDTASTLTNVDGWFASHAMRAMRLGVAMAYQSQIVLEYIQDILYGIPRPHPMRVDLGVLDPDYVNILPNGHEPFLGFALIDLARTDEWQQKAKNAGAKGLRVIANIETGQELIQRREMDDVFYGYTGNWIMQEAVLATGAVDVFAADMNCSLPLDPLYAEKYHFKLIPVSEVVVFEGGTDRLDYVPEEAKEQAAALIDMGIENFKERRAKVEPIRGLPVREAVVGFSTESIVDALGGSLDPLLGAIKDGTIRGVVGLVSCTTLRDSGQDVQTVAVAENLIARDVLVLGMGCGVAALQVAGLCSPEAKEKAGPGLAGLCTALGVPPVLGFGTCTDTGRCADLLLAVSEALGGVPLPDLPVAVAAPEYMEQKATIDALFALALGLYTYVNPIPTVTGGPDLVKLLTEDLPGITGGVLHVETDAKAATDGILAHIEGKRAKLGL; encoded by the coding sequence ATGACCATGGAGAGCGACAGGATATCCTACCACGACTCGGTGAGAACCGTCTACGAGCGGCTCAAAGCGGACGGCATGTCGAACGTCTGGGACCGCTACGAGGCGCAGGGTCTCGGAAGAGATCCCGACAAGCGGTGCGCCTACTGCCAGGCGGGAGCACGGTGCGACTTCTGTTCGAACGGCCCCTGCCGGGCGGACGCCTCCCGGAACTGGCGGGGCGTCTGCGGGATCAATGCCGACGGCATGGCGATGCGGATGATGCTTCTCCGGAACGTCATGGGTGCGTCGAACTACCACTTCCACGCGGCGCAGGCCGTCCGCACCCTCCGGGCGACCGCGGAGGGAAAGACCCCGTTCTCGATCGCGGAGCCGGAGAAACTCCGGACGTTTGCCGGGCGGCTCGGCATCGATACGGGCGGGAGCGACGCCGAGGTCGCGCTCCGGCTCTGCGACTTCGTGGAGGAGGACTTCCACCGGTTCACCCACGAGCCGAGCCGGATCGTGGAGCGGCTCGCGCCTAAGGAGCGGAAAGAGACCTGGAAGCGGCTCAACCTCTTCCCGGGCGGGATCTACGGGGAGGCGATCGTCGATACGGCTTCCACCCTCACGAACGTCGACGGCTGGTTCGCGAGCCACGCCATGCGGGCGATGCGCCTCGGTGTCGCGATGGCCTACCAGAGCCAGATCGTGCTCGAGTACATCCAGGACATCCTCTACGGCATCCCCCGCCCGCACCCGATGCGGGTCGACCTCGGAGTGCTCGACCCCGACTACGTCAACATCCTCCCGAACGGCCACGAACCCTTCCTCGGGTTCGCCCTCATCGACCTCGCGCGTACCGATGAATGGCAGCAGAAGGCGAAGAATGCGGGGGCAAAGGGCCTCAGAGTCATCGCGAACATCGAGACCGGGCAGGAACTGATCCAGAGGAGGGAGATGGACGACGTCTTCTACGGCTACACGGGCAACTGGATCATGCAGGAGGCGGTCCTTGCCACCGGGGCGGTTGACGTCTTTGCCGCCGACATGAACTGCTCTCTCCCGCTCGACCCCCTCTACGCCGAGAAGTACCACTTCAAACTGATCCCGGTCAGCGAGGTCGTGGTCTTCGAGGGCGGAACCGACCGGCTCGATTACGTCCCGGAGGAGGCAAAAGAGCAGGCGGCGGCTCTTATCGATATGGGGATCGAGAACTTCAAGGAGCGGCGCGCGAAGGTGGAGCCGATCCGGGGTCTTCCCGTGCGGGAGGCGGTGGTCGGGTTCTCCACGGAGAGCATCGTCGATGCGCTCGGGGGGAGCCTCGACCCGCTGCTCGGTGCTATCAAGGACGGAACCATCCGGGGCGTCGTGGGGCTCGTCTCCTGCACCACCCTCCGGGACTCCGGGCAGGACGTCCAGACCGTCGCGGTCGCTGAGAACCTGATCGCCCGCGACGTCCTGGTGCTCGGGATGGGCTGCGGGGTCGCGGCCCTCCAGGTCGCCGGGCTCTGCTCGCCTGAAGCGAAGGAGAAGGCCGGGCCGGGGCTCGCGGGCCTCTGCACGGCGCTCGGCGTGCCGCCGGTGCTCGGGTTTGGAACCTGCACCGACACCGGCAGGTGCGCCGACCTCCTCCTCGCGGTCTCCGAGGCCCTCGGCGGCGTTCCCCTCCCCGACCTTCCGGTCGCCGTCGCGGCTCCCGAGTACATGGAGCAGAAGGCGACGATCGACGCCCTCTTCGCGCTCGCGCTCGGCCTCTACACCTACGTCAACCCGATCCCGACCGTGACCGGGGGGCCGGACCTCGTCAAACTCCTCACCGAGGACCTCCCCGGCATCACGGGCGGAGTGCTCCACGTCGAGACGGACGCAAAAGCAGCGACGGACGGAATCTTAGCGCACATCGAGGGGAAGCGGGCGAAACTGGGGCTGTAA
- a CDS encoding superantigen-like protein SSL4, giving the protein MRYITVLLAVLLILGAGILAAGCTMPEGDGTQQTPMETPMETPMETPMETPMETPMETPMETPMETPMETPMETPMETPMETPMETPMETPMETPMMTETPPGGPVDMTPLGS; this is encoded by the coding sequence ATGAGGTATATCACAGTCCTTCTGGCGGTGCTCCTCATCCTTGGCGCGGGCATACTGGCCGCAGGATGCACCATGCCGGAGGGAGACGGCACCCAGCAGACCCCGATGGAGACTCCGATGGAGACCCCGATGGAGACCCCGATGGAGACCCCGATGGAGACCCCGATGGAGACCCCGATGGAGACCCCGATGGAGACCCCGATGGAGACCCCGATGGAGACCCCGATGGAGACCCCGATGGAGACTCCGATGGAGACTCCGATGGAGACTCCGATGGAGACTCCGATGATGACCGAGACCCCACCGGGTGGCCCGGTGGACATGACCCCGCTGGGAAGCTAG
- a CDS encoding nitrite/sulfite reductase domain-containing protein, translated as MENGPRGAILQRDKTSYAIVPRTPAGIVSPEHLENIVKVVRRYEIPVIKMTSGQRMVLVGIKEEDVESIWNELGMTVGQATAPCVHYVQACPGTVTCKYGKQDSLGLGLEVEELYQEMNLPAKLKMGVSGCPRCCGESYLRDIGLMGNAKGWTVIFGGNSGGRPRIGDVAAKDLTKDQALDLVRRLLEYYRANARSGERTARFVERVGFDAVRNDVLTFAPYIPLDSA; from the coding sequence ATGGAAAACGGACCCAGAGGAGCAATCCTCCAGAGAGACAAAACGTCATACGCGATCGTGCCGAGAACGCCCGCGGGGATCGTCAGCCCGGAGCACCTGGAGAACATCGTCAAGGTCGTCAGGCGCTATGAGATCCCCGTCATCAAGATGACGTCGGGGCAGCGGATGGTGCTCGTCGGGATCAAAGAAGAGGACGTCGAGAGCATCTGGAACGAACTCGGGATGACCGTCGGGCAGGCGACCGCGCCCTGCGTCCACTACGTCCAGGCATGCCCGGGAACAGTGACCTGCAAGTACGGCAAACAGGACTCGCTGGGCCTCGGGCTCGAGGTCGAGGAACTCTACCAGGAGATGAACCTGCCGGCGAAACTCAAGATGGGCGTCTCCGGATGCCCCCGGTGCTGCGGCGAGAGTTACCTCCGCGACATCGGGCTCATGGGGAACGCGAAGGGCTGGACGGTTATCTTCGGGGGCAACTCCGGCGGCCGCCCCCGGATCGGCGACGTCGCCGCAAAAGACCTCACGAAAGATCAGGCCCTCGACCTCGTTCGCCGGCTGCTCGAGTATTACCGGGCGAACGCCAGATCCGGAGAGCGGACCGCCCGGTTCGTCGAGCGGGTCGGGTTCGATGCCGTCAGAAATGACGTCCTGACCTTCGCCCCCTACATACCGCTCGACTCCGCCTGA
- a CDS encoding Ig-like domain-containing protein, which produces MKKLTYLTLLCAVVIVGLLAPPVAAAEIAPGDLVPFAVFPGSQEFPDVDGDMVVWEDGRNGNKEIYFSNSPGTSGTRITNDPASQERPSISGNYIVWQDYRNGNWDIYLYKRSTDETTQLTNDTGKQWLPIVRGNYVAWYDSSSGDNNIVLYDIAAGSVKDVIECDAKTTIPGGSTEFKPALSEKYVAWVEEADERIRYYSIDDGEMKGAVSASTAIQSWPSLYGSVVAWEDNRHGNPDIYMTDLDNPSGGEQRITSDGADQVSPVLTGQILAWEDKRDAPRIIYMYDRNNGEEMAVPTAGGEQLYPAASGNMIVWQKARDGYSDLYMFMYDPEGEPDVVTRIDVEPPTATMNVSDQLKFNATCYDENDEVIPDLKVSWSYSNGTVGYVDSGGYFTAYEAGTTTVVASAGGITGAATVTVNADEPVEPVVTRIAIDPSTFTLDLNATKQFTATAFDQNDEEMTGVEFNWSCSDGTIGEIDDTGLFTAKAAGTAIVTASAEDRSATATVTVTDEEPVATEIVVTPTAATLDVDDTEQFTATVRDRFDGEMTGVEVTWASGNTTVGTINVSSGIFTALAAGTTTVTGTADGLTGTATVTVNADEPVEPVVTRIEIAPPTVTLDRNGTQQFSATAFDQFEEEMTGVNITWSCSDETVGEIDDTGLFTAHAAGTATVTATADGRSATATVTVMDEDPVATEIAVTPATATLDVEDIQKFIVTVYDQNGNVMPAGETAWSSSNGTVGTIDESSGIFTALAAGTTTVTGTADGLIGIATVTVDEWPLLAKIAVVPSAATLEVDDDLQFDAVAFDRFGNVVEDAGVSWECCDPCVGTIDPCSGVFTALDSGTVTITACGDGAEGTATVTVNCNDPVLTCIVVTPSAVTLARNDTAAFTATAFDQDGCEMPDVEIDWCCSDDTVGEVDGTGFFAALAAGTATVTASADGVTGTAEIEVTDESAGVVVSPSSIILDVGETWQFNADVYDLQDNAGSIVSWSCDDEGVGTITADGGLFTAVCGGSTTVTATVAGENETATGTATVTVRSRAPELARIEVSPSNFCIPAGNSLALTATAFDQYGYEMPDVIIDWESSNPCAGTIDECGVFTALCDGEVQVIASADGVCGSACVTVDPSLPVPACIEVEPSETTLAPGGTREFTATVYDQCENEMDWVRVAWSCSDGDVGTIDRSGLFAAFLEGFTDVTACAGGVEETASVTVTAAPTTDPTPDPTPNPNNGGSTYRAYSDGGGDSGPSFFAGICENLKGGETHTFSGIDVTSIGSVAITASDNIPKLLMTVKETGCPNLAAPPGSSTYEYVEIAVSWANPNQVGGATLTFTIPAKWLEEHEMLPEDVRLMRYVNGGWQILETEVVDEENGLYRFRATTPGFSTFAIAAMPENVTVTAETNVTTEATATPEGTETMTTEPTVAATTTPAAPLVYAPFLAPLAFLLWGRKKN; this is translated from the coding sequence ATGAAAAAACTCACGTATCTGACACTGTTATGTGCAGTCGTCATCGTCGGGCTGCTGGCGCCGCCGGTTGCGGCGGCAGAGATTGCTCCGGGAGATCTGGTACCATTTGCCGTCTTCCCCGGGTCGCAGGAGTTCCCCGACGTCGACGGAGATATGGTCGTCTGGGAAGACGGCCGGAACGGGAACAAAGAGATCTACTTCTCAAACAGTCCGGGCACCTCCGGCACCAGGATAACAAACGATCCTGCCTCGCAGGAGAGGCCGTCCATCTCTGGCAACTACATCGTCTGGCAGGACTACCGGAACGGAAACTGGGATATCTACCTCTATAAGCGCTCGACAGACGAGACAACCCAGCTCACCAACGACACGGGCAAGCAGTGGCTGCCCATCGTCCGCGGGAACTACGTTGCCTGGTATGATAGCAGCAGCGGCGATAACAACATCGTCCTCTACGACATCGCCGCCGGCAGCGTGAAAGACGTCATCGAGTGCGACGCAAAGACGACGATCCCCGGCGGGAGCACCGAGTTCAAACCCGCACTCTCGGAGAAGTACGTCGCCTGGGTCGAAGAGGCCGACGAGAGGATCCGGTACTACTCCATCGATGACGGCGAGATGAAAGGGGCGGTATCCGCGAGCACGGCGATTCAGTCCTGGCCCTCGCTCTACGGGAGCGTCGTAGCCTGGGAGGATAACCGGCACGGGAACCCCGACATCTACATGACCGATCTCGACAACCCGTCCGGCGGGGAGCAGCGGATCACCTCCGACGGCGCCGATCAGGTCTCGCCGGTGCTCACCGGACAGATCCTCGCATGGGAGGACAAGCGGGATGCGCCGAGAATCATCTACATGTACGACCGCAACAACGGTGAAGAGATGGCCGTGCCCACCGCCGGCGGCGAACAGCTCTACCCCGCCGCCAGCGGTAACATGATCGTCTGGCAGAAAGCCCGCGATGGCTACTCGGATCTCTACATGTTCATGTACGATCCCGAGGGAGAACCGGACGTGGTCACCAGGATCGATGTTGAACCTCCCACGGCTACGATGAACGTCAGTGACCAGCTCAAGTTCAACGCCACCTGTTACGACGAGAACGACGAAGTCATACCCGACCTGAAGGTCTCCTGGTCGTACAGCAACGGAACCGTCGGATACGTCGATTCCGGCGGCTACTTCACCGCTTACGAAGCAGGCACGACAACCGTCGTCGCGTCGGCTGGCGGCATCACCGGAGCCGCGACCGTCACCGTCAACGCCGACGAGCCGGTAGAACCGGTCGTGACGCGCATCGCGATCGACCCGTCCACGTTCACACTCGATCTCAACGCGACGAAGCAGTTCACCGCAACCGCCTTCGACCAGAACGATGAAGAGATGACCGGCGTTGAGTTCAACTGGTCGTGCAGCGATGGAACCATCGGCGAGATCGACGATACCGGTCTCTTCACCGCGAAGGCCGCGGGCACGGCGATCGTCACCGCGTCGGCAGAAGACAGATCCGCAACCGCGACCGTCACCGTCACGGACGAAGAGCCGGTCGCAACCGAGATCGTGGTCACACCGACCGCAGCCACGCTCGATGTCGACGACACCGAGCAGTTCACGGCAACCGTCCGCGACCGGTTCGACGGCGAGATGACCGGTGTTGAGGTCACGTGGGCGAGCGGCAACACGACCGTCGGCACCATCAATGTGTCCAGCGGAATCTTCACCGCTCTCGCTGCAGGCACAACGACCGTCACCGGAACGGCCGACGGCCTCACCGGAACCGCGACCGTCACCGTCAATGCCGACGAACCGGTAGAACCGGTCGTGACGCGTATCGAGATCGCCCCGCCCACGGTCACGCTCGATCGCAACGGCACACAGCAGTTCTCGGCGACCGCCTTCGACCAGTTCGAAGAAGAGATGACCGGCGTTAACATCACCTGGTCGTGTAGCGACGAGACCGTCGGCGAGATCGACGATACCGGCCTCTTCACGGCCCACGCCGCAGGCACGGCGACCGTAACCGCAACGGCAGACGGCAGATCCGCAACCGCGACCGTCACCGTCATGGACGAAGACCCGGTCGCGACAGAGATCGCGGTTACACCCGCCACGGCCACCCTGGACGTCGAGGACATCCAGAAGTTCATCGTGACGGTCTATGACCAGAACGGCAACGTCATGCCCGCCGGGGAGACCGCCTGGTCGAGCAGCAATGGAACCGTCGGCACCATCGATGAGTCCAGCGGAATCTTCACCGCTCTCGCCGCAGGCACGACGACCGTCACCGGAACGGCGGACGGCCTCATCGGAATCGCGACCGTCACCGTCGATGAATGGCCTCTGCTCGCGAAGATCGCGGTCGTGCCGTCCGCGGCAACGCTCGAGGTCGACGACGACCTGCAGTTCGACGCCGTCGCGTTCGACCGGTTCGGCAACGTCGTTGAGGACGCAGGAGTATCCTGGGAGTGCTGCGACCCGTGCGTCGGCACCATCGATCCCTGCAGCGGTGTCTTCACCGCACTCGACAGCGGCACGGTGACCATCACCGCGTGCGGAGACGGCGCTGAAGGAACCGCAACCGTCACCGTGAACTGCAACGACCCGGTCCTCACCTGCATCGTCGTCACCCCGTCGGCAGTCACGCTCGCCAGGAACGACACCGCGGCGTTCACCGCGACAGCGTTCGACCAGGACGGCTGCGAGATGCCTGATGTCGAGATCGACTGGTGCTGCAGCGATGATACCGTCGGCGAAGTCGACGGCACCGGATTCTTCGCGGCTCTCGCCGCGGGCACGGCGACCGTCACCGCATCGGCCGACGGCGTCACCGGGACGGCGGAGATAGAGGTCACCGATGAATCCGCAGGTGTCGTGGTCTCCCCGTCGTCGATCATCCTCGACGTCGGCGAGACATGGCAGTTCAACGCGGACGTGTATGACCTGCAGGACAACGCAGGTTCCATAGTGTCCTGGTCGTGCGACGACGAAGGTGTCGGCACGATCACCGCAGACGGTGGTCTCTTCACCGCAGTCTGCGGAGGCAGCACGACCGTCACCGCAACGGTTGCCGGAGAGAACGAGACCGCGACCGGAACCGCGACGGTGACCGTCCGGTCGAGGGCGCCGGAACTTGCGCGGATCGAGGTCAGCCCGTCCAACTTCTGCATCCCCGCCGGGAACAGCCTGGCGCTCACCGCAACCGCATTCGACCAGTATGGCTACGAAATGCCCGACGTCATAATCGACTGGGAGAGCAGCAACCCGTGCGCCGGCACCATCGACGAGTGCGGCGTCTTTACCGCTCTCTGCGACGGCGAGGTGCAGGTCATCGCATCGGCTGACGGAGTCTGTGGCTCCGCGTGCGTGACCGTCGACCCCTCGCTCCCGGTTCCGGCCTGCATCGAGGTCGAACCGTCTGAAACCACGCTCGCGCCCGGAGGAACCCGGGAGTTCACGGCCACGGTATACGACCAGTGCGAGAACGAGATGGACTGGGTCAGGGTGGCCTGGTCGTGCTCCGACGGCGATGTCGGCACGATCGACCGCTCAGGCCTCTTCGCAGCGTTCTTGGAGGGCTTCACGGACGTGACGGCGTGTGCCGGCGGCGTTGAAGAAACGGCGTCGGTCACCGTCACGGCGGCGCCCACGACCGATCCCACGCCGGATCCCACCCCCAACCCCAACAACGGCGGATCGACCTACCGCGCCTATAGTGACGGCGGCGGCGACTCCGGCCCCAGTTTCTTCGCAGGGATCTGCGAGAACCTGAAGGGCGGCGAGACGCACACGTTCTCGGGCATCGACGTCACGTCGATCGGCAGCGTCGCCATCACGGCGTCCGACAACATCCCGAAACTGCTGATGACCGTGAAGGAGACAGGGTGCCCCAACCTGGCGGCGCCTCCCGGCAGCAGCACCTACGAGTACGTCGAGATCGCCGTCTCGTGGGCGAACCCGAACCAGGTCGGCGGCGCGACGTTGACCTTCACCATCCCGGCGAAGTGGCTCGAGGAGCACGAGATGCTCCCGGAGGACGTCAGGCTCATGCGCTACGTCAACGGCGGCTGGCAGATCCTGGAGACCGAGGTCGTCGATGAAGAGAACGGGTTATACCGCTTCCGGGCGACCACCCCCGGATTCTCCACCTTCGCCATCGCCGCGATGCCGGAGAACGTGACCGTGACGGCGGAGACGAACGTCACGACAGAGGCTACCGCGACGCCCGAAGGGACGGAGACGATGACGACCGAGCCGACCGTCGCAGCAACGACGACGCCTGCGGCACCGCTCGTCTACGCGCCCTTCCTCGCACCGCTGGCCTTCCTCCTCTGGGGAAGAAAGAAGAACTAA
- a CDS encoding TrmB family transcriptional regulator gives MDNLIRSLTALGLTEYEARVYAALVGIGEGSARQVHEASGVPRPRVYDIAEGLAGRGFITVRRGSPNVYIPAEPAVVIHHLKSAVDAAATAAVQGLDALSLDARSKNSPIWYVQGEWSIRRHAESLAGGVARDLAVVCLDYREIGEFARLIADASREHPVSVLLPNGKRGIKKPLGDASLYVPKPFCTFFQENIFEKIYCGPIPVDGSAFLLDYIFIADDRVCMIVYRQDGVRNAVVITLPFIACVQRQFVNRMIANADCIDGLPSA, from the coding sequence ATGGACAACCTGATCCGGAGCCTCACGGCGCTCGGGCTGACGGAGTACGAAGCCCGGGTCTACGCCGCCCTCGTCGGGATCGGCGAGGGGAGCGCCCGCCAGGTTCACGAGGCGAGCGGCGTCCCGCGCCCGAGGGTCTACGACATCGCCGAAGGGCTTGCCGGCCGGGGTTTCATCACCGTCCGGCGGGGGAGCCCGAACGTCTACATCCCGGCCGAGCCCGCCGTCGTCATCCATCACTTAAAGAGCGCCGTGGATGCCGCGGCGACGGCGGCGGTGCAGGGCCTCGACGCCCTCTCGCTCGACGCCCGGTCGAAGAACTCGCCGATCTGGTACGTGCAGGGGGAGTGGAGCATCCGGCGCCACGCGGAGTCGCTTGCCGGGGGCGTCGCCCGCGACCTTGCCGTCGTCTGCCTGGATTACCGGGAGATCGGGGAGTTCGCCCGCCTGATCGCCGATGCGTCGAGAGAGCATCCCGTGAGCGTCCTCCTCCCGAACGGGAAGCGCGGGATCAAGAAGCCGCTCGGGGACGCGTCCCTCTACGTCCCGAAGCCCTTCTGCACCTTCTTTCAGGAGAACATCTTCGAGAAGATCTACTGCGGCCCGATCCCGGTGGACGGGTCGGCGTTCCTGCTCGATTACATCTTCATCGCCGACGACCGCGTCTGCATGATCGTCTACCGCCAGGACGGGGTTCGGAACGCCGTCGTGATCACCCTGCCCTTCATCGCCTGCGTTCAACGGCAGTTCGTCAACCGGATGATCGCGAACGCCGACTGCATCGACGGCCTTCCTTCCGCGTAA
- a CDS encoding glycosyltransferase family 4 protein yields MNILAIPTTVGLSKPQSGGQNRFCNLVKCQAANNRIVVLEPDHLHAESDDDVARVYTYRDIEALRRKLSIFRDINPDFIRKTARIIRDEEIDLVQITHPSGAMVARMLGLLTRRKITIVYDAHNVESEFIQQTFANRGHHSPLERKLIPAYTNLLERVSCKYLFDHITAVSENDADTFRRKYRIKDGTISVISSGCSIRPQISDEARNKIREEMGLSPGDIAVFFHGLYGHPPNREAFDLIQTYIAPHFADTDPNVSFVVGGTQVPEFEEANVRSLGFIADIQNIAGADIAIVPLRSGGGTKLKIFDYMSAGLPIVTTKKGIEGIDAEHYEHAIIVDDIDEEFIAGIRYLIENKDERKRIGDNARALAEAKYDWRIIGGKLEDLYRTLVSKSGARHTGFA; encoded by the coding sequence ATGAACATACTGGCAATCCCGACAACCGTCGGGTTGTCAAAACCGCAGAGCGGGGGCCAGAACCGGTTCTGCAACCTCGTCAAGTGCCAGGCCGCAAATAACCGTATCGTCGTACTCGAACCGGATCACCTTCACGCCGAGAGCGACGATGATGTCGCACGGGTCTACACCTATCGTGATATCGAGGCGCTCCGTAGGAAACTATCCATATTCAGGGATATCAATCCCGATTTCATCCGTAAGACGGCACGGATCATCAGAGACGAAGAGATCGATCTCGTCCAGATCACCCACCCCAGCGGAGCAATGGTGGCCAGGATGCTCGGTCTCCTTACGCGCAGGAAGATAACGATAGTCTACGACGCTCACAACGTCGAATCCGAGTTCATTCAACAGACCTTTGCGAACCGCGGCCACCACTCCCCGCTGGAGCGAAAACTCATACCCGCCTATACGAATCTCCTGGAGCGGGTCTCCTGTAAATACCTCTTCGACCACATCACTGCCGTGAGCGAAAATGATGCGGACACGTTCAGGAGGAAGTATCGTATCAAAGACGGGACGATCAGCGTCATTTCTTCGGGATGCAGTATCCGTCCGCAGATATCTGATGAAGCGAGGAATAAGATTCGTGAAGAGATGGGGCTCTCTCCCGGGGATATTGCCGTGTTCTTCCACGGCCTCTACGGGCACCCGCCGAACCGGGAAGCGTTCGATCTTATTCAGACCTATATCGCCCCCCATTTTGCCGATACAGACCCGAATGTATCCTTTGTCGTCGGTGGGACGCAGGTCCCGGAGTTTGAAGAAGCTAACGTCAGATCGCTTGGATTCATCGCCGACATCCAGAATATCGCCGGTGCCGATATCGCCATTGTACCTCTGAGAAGCGGAGGGGGAACAAAACTGAAGATCTTCGATTATATGAGCGCCGGCCTCCCGATCGTGACCACAAAGAAAGGCATCGAAGGGATCGATGCTGAACATTACGAGCATGCAATCATCGTCGACGACATCGACGAAGAGTTCATAGCGGGGATCAGGTATCTGATCGAAAATAAAGACGAACGGAAGAGAATTGGAGATAATGCTCGAGCACTGGCCGAAGCGAAATATGACTGGCGAATAATCGGAGGGAAACTGGAAGACCTGTACCGGACGCTGGTTTCGAAGTCAGGTGCCCGTCATACCGGCTTCGCATAG
- a CDS encoding glycosyltransferase family 4 protein, translating into MKILQVTQFFKPSWESGGVTRAAYEISRRLQMAGHDVTIYTTNRNKYPTGLPTNRPLNVDGMKVYYFENLRKYFPGAALPIVPYYLPFVAHRDLRNYDIIHIHEHRTLLAAMVSYYAREYGIPYVLQPHGSLPKDRALGKAKMKNLFDFISGSAILDAASRLIVMNSIEKEQIRMMGTREDKIAVIPNGISLERCATTRSKGEFRKFCGIENGSSLILYLGRLARIKGIDFLIEAFSRLVQEEKDAVLVIAGPEWNYKRELEEKVRTLGIQDRVRFVGYLDDVGFAYQDADLLVYPGMYEIFGLVPFEAIMSGTPVIVTDSNGSGELIRKGNCGLAVQYGDCAELAEKMAFCLENPGEGRKMVRRGQEFVRENLTWNRVVDRLEQEYRRCL; encoded by the coding sequence ATGAAGATCCTCCAGGTGACGCAGTTCTTCAAGCCGAGCTGGGAGTCCGGAGGCGTGACACGTGCGGCGTATGAGATCTCAAGGCGTCTCCAGATGGCAGGCCACGACGTCACGATATATACGACGAATCGGAACAAATACCCGACAGGGCTTCCCACGAACAGACCCCTCAATGTCGATGGGATGAAGGTTTACTATTTTGAGAATTTACGGAAGTATTTTCCGGGCGCAGCACTGCCCATAGTCCCGTACTACTTACCGTTTGTTGCACACCGCGATCTGCGGAATTATGATATAATTCACATCCACGAGCACAGGACACTCCTTGCGGCCATGGTGAGTTATTATGCCAGGGAGTACGGCATTCCATACGTCCTGCAGCCGCACGGTTCGCTTCCTAAAGACCGGGCCCTGGGCAAGGCAAAGATGAAAAACCTCTTTGATTTCATCTCCGGATCTGCCATTTTAGATGCCGCATCAAGGCTGATCGTCATGAACAGCATTGAAAAAGAACAGATTAGAATGATGGGTACTCGCGAGGATAAGATCGCCGTTATTCCCAACGGCATCAGTCTTGAGCGGTGCGCTACAACCAGGAGCAAAGGGGAATTCCGGAAATTCTGCGGAATCGAGAACGGAAGCAGTCTCATCCTGTACCTGGGCAGACTCGCTAGAATCAAGGGGATCGATTTTCTGATAGAAGCGTTTTCCCGGCTGGTGCAAGAGGAAAAAGACGCCGTTCTGGTCATTGCCGGGCCGGAATGGAATTATAAACGGGAACTCGAGGAGAAAGTACGGACTCTCGGAATTCAGGATCGAGTCCGTTTTGTCGGCTACCTGGACGACGTCGGTTTTGCCTATCAGGATGCCGATCTGCTCGTCTATCCAGGAATGTATGAGATATTCGGGCTTGTCCCATTCGAGGCGATCATGAGCGGAACCCCGGTGATTGTCACAGACAGCAACGGCAGCGGAGAACTCATCAGGAAGGGCAACTGCGGTCTGGCTGTACAGTATGGAGACTGTGCGGAGTTAGCGGAAAAAATGGCATTTTGCCTTGAAAATCCCGGGGAAGGAAGAAAGATGGTTCGGCGGGGGCAGGAGTTCGTTCGAGAAAATCTGACATGGAACCGGGTCGTGGACAGACTCGAGCAGGAATACAGGAGGTGCCTATGA